Genomic segment of uncultured Umboniibacter sp.:
AAATCCTCTCCCACTCTCTATCGCTTCCCCCATTATTAACTGAGAATTGGCAAGATCTACGACTCGTGGTCCAAATTTCGGATCACTGAGCAGCTGCTTAAATAAATTCTCTTTTGTCATGCGTCTAGTTCCTGCGCTGTACTAATCGTATTAATGAGTATTTCATGACTATCTATAGCCTGGGAGGGATTGGCCTCCTGAGAAAAATAGGAGTTTTGGTAGTTCATTTGATGAACTCAATGCCGTAAGCCAATGGTTCAATCCACTACTAGTTTATGGATACTAATCCTCCCGCCAACATAAGACTCGCCTGCAAGAACGACCATAATGATATCTCTGAGACTTCTCGAATATAGGTATATGCAAAATTCTCACAAGTCTCACGAATTATATCAAGGGATATCTACAATAGTTGATGAAATCATGAGACAAATAGGTCTACGCCTTCTAAAATGGCCCTTTAACCCTCGAAGTTCTGGGTCAAATAGCTCTAGAATTACACACTCACATCATGCAGAGGTTACGTTTGAAGATATTAAAGGTTAGTAGCACAATGTCTGGCGGTGCATATATCGCCGCCAAACGACAATGCGAGGCGCTAAATGAAGCCGACGTGGAGTGCGCGTTCCTGACTATTGAGCACGACTGGTCTTTAGAGACGTCAAGCTATGAAACAACCACGGATAGCGATAATCCAAAACTGAAGCCTATGATGAGAAAGTACAAATTCGCTGACGAGTTCGCGCAGGCCTATATAGAGCCTAATCGATCTGCTCTGAGCAACTCGCCCTTTTCAATATGGCGTAGGAACAGTGAAACCAACGATGCGCTTCTAGCTCTTCTCAACAATGAAGGATTCACTCACGTTCATTTTCACTACGCTCCGCAACTTTTAAATACTAAGTTATTGGCACAGCTTAAAAGCGATGGCATCGCTACGTTTATTACCTGCCATGACATGTATTACTTCACTGGAGGTTGCCACTATAGCGCTACCTGTGAGCGTTTTCAGCAAAACTGTAACCACTGTCCGCAGGTAAGTACCGATCACCACTCATTAATCAGCCATGGGTTCTGGGAAAAACACTCAGCCTTTAGCCAAACTCATGCCAACTTCGTATTTCCAAGCCAATGGATGCACGATTCATTTCGTAGATCGGCCATTGGCATGCAAATACCCGTAAAGCAATGCCACACCATCCGTAACTGCATAGACCAAACCACGTTTTCCCCGGCTCGGTCAGTTAATATTCAGGCTCTCCGAGAGCGCTTTAATATCCCAGCGGACGATATAGTTGTCATGGCCGGTGCTGTTGATAACACCGAGAGGCGCAAAGGATTTGAACAACTTAAGACCGTGCTTTTAGCGACATCAAAAAAACTTAGAGAACTAAAAAGCTCACGAAAGATAACGCTTATTACCTTTGGTGGAAGTGACCAATCCAAGCGAATCAATACACAAAGCATCAGACAGCTAGCATTAGGCAGCTTGTCCTCTATCAAGGTGAGAGACGTTATGCAGTGTGCGGATGTTTTACTCTTTACCTCAAGCCAAGACAATTACCCCAATGTTGTGTTGGAGGCAATTCACTGCGGCACTTTAGTTCTAGCAACTGAAAGCGGAGGCACCAAAGAACTTCTTAGCGATGCGCCTCACCGCACCATCAATACGGGGTCGATAGAAAGGGACTGCCTTGAATTAGCAGAATTACTAGTGGCAGATGACCTACCGAAATGGATTCGACAGGCAAAAGTACCCAGCAAGTCGTTCCTAAAGAATAACTCACCAAGGTCGGT
This window contains:
- a CDS encoding glycosyltransferase — protein: MSGGAYIAAKRQCEALNEADVECAFLTIEHDWSLETSSYETTTDSDNPKLKPMMRKYKFADEFAQAYIEPNRSALSNSPFSIWRRNSETNDALLALLNNEGFTHVHFHYAPQLLNTKLLAQLKSDGIATFITCHDMYYFTGGCHYSATCERFQQNCNHCPQVSTDHHSLISHGFWEKHSAFSQTHANFVFPSQWMHDSFRRSAIGMQIPVKQCHTIRNCIDQTTFSPARSVNIQALRERFNIPADDIVVMAGAVDNTERRKGFEQLKTVLLATSKKLRELKSSRKITLITFGGSDQSKRINTQSIRQLALGSLSSIKVRDVMQCADVLLFTSSQDNYPNVVLEAIHCGTLVLATESGGTKELLSDAPHRTINTGSIERDCLELAELLVADDLPKWIRQAKVPSKSFLKNNSPRSVASTLSQVYQEALA